The window ACCCTGAGCTTGACGCTGCCCAGATTGACCGTCTGATTGCTCGCCTTGGCAAAGGTGGTGCCCGCGTCCTGCAGCGCCGAGACCAGCCGCTCCCAGGTCTGGGTGGTGCCGCCCAGCCCATTGTTGAGAAACAGCCGGGGTTTGAGCGCCGCAGCCGGCACCAGCCCGGCAATGTGGTCGGCGTCGGCGTGACTGGCGACCATCAGGTCCAGGGCCGTTAGATTCAGCGCTTCCAGGTGGCCCCGCATCCGCTCGGCGCTGCGGCCCCCGTCAATCAGCAGGCTCTTGCCTTCCGGGCTTTGCACCAGGATGGCGTCGCCCTGCCCCACGTCCAGAAAGCGGATGATGACCTCGCCGGCTGGCCCGGTGGGGGTACCCTCTTCCCCGCCGCCGCCCTGCTGACGCATCCAGCCGCAGGCGGCCAGCGACACGGTCCCCAACAGCACCAGCACGCCCAGCACATCTGAGGCGCTGGGGCCGCGTGGGCGCCCGCTACGGGCCGATTTGCGGGCAGAGGCCGCCTTGACTTTCCTGGCGGCTGGCCCCGACTTGCTCCCTGCTTTACGCGGCGCCGCAGGT of the Deinococcus betulae genome contains:
- a CDS encoding ComEC/Rec2 family competence protein; the encoded protein is MTGGKGKKKPGEKPAAPRKAGSKSGPAARKVKAASARKSARSGRPRGPSASDVLGVLVLLGTVSLAACGWMRQQGGGGEEGTPTGPAGEVIIRFLDVGQGDAILVQSPEGKSLLIDGGRSAERMRGHLEALNLTALDLMVASHADADHIAGLVPAAALKPRLFLNNGLGGTTQTWERLVSALQDAGTTFAKASNQTVNLGSVKLRVIAPPPGVGDEQNENSVGIALQFGDFRALMTGDSETPETEGWLAQDRADLRGPFQVYKSIHHGAANGDSAAWLANVRPENVVVSVGTGNTYGHPTAQALNLYKQAGARVYRTDRQGTVTFRGRADGTYTAETER